The sequence TGCCTGCGCGCCTCCTCCATGTCGTAGCCGGCCCAGAACTCCCGCTCGGTACGGGAGGTGAGGTAGCGGGCGCCCGGGAAGGTCGGTACCCATGCGCCGTTCACTTCCCGCGTGTTCCAGCCGACATGGTCGGCGTGCAGGTGGGTGAGGATCACCAGGTCGACCGATTCCGGGGCGAAACCGCCGGCGGTGAGCCGCTCCAGGAAGTCGGTCCGCAGGTTGTGCCAGGCCGGGTTGGCCCGCTCCTTGCCGTTGCCGATGCCGGTGTCGACGAGAACACGCAGGCCGTCCACGACGAAGGCGAAGCTGTGGCTGTCGATGCGCAGGACGCCCTCGCGGTCGGCGAAGTCCGGGTGCAGCCAGTCCTCGCCGGTCACCACCTCGGCAGTGGCGTCGGGCAGCAGCCACGCTCCGGTCGCGGGCGGCAGCGGGACCTCGTCGACGCGGTGGACGGTGACGTCGCCCACCGTCCAGGAGGGGAGGGGGGCGGCGGGGGAAGTCTGCATGGTCCGTGGATTCCTTTGCTCTCTTCGGCGGGCGGTCGGCCTCGGGGTGGGCCGCCCCGCGCCATGAAGACGCCGGACACGGAACCCCTCCCCGTAAACGCAATGTGTTTGCTTTAAGGCAGCTTAGAACCTACAGTCGGCTAAAGCAAACCGTTAGCTTTTGGCGCGGGTGCTTCGCCGTTCCCGCCCCGATCAGGAGAGAACGCCCATGTCCGTCGAAGAACTCACACCGCCGGAGGCCGCCCGCTGGGCCGCCCGTTCCGGACTTCCGCTGTCCGCGGACCGCCACGCCGCGGTCGCGGCCACCGCCGCCCACATCCACTCCGTCGTCGCGGTCCTGCGGGAGCTGGACTTCGGGGACACCCCGCCGGCCGGCGTCTTCCGCGCGGGAGAGGAGACGCACGATGCAGCCGTATGAGTTGCCCCTCGCCGCCGCCGCGGACGCGATCCGGGCCCGGCGGCTCTCCCCCGTCGAGCTGGTGGACTCGGTCCTCGCTCGCATCGAGGAGGTGGAGCCGCACCTCGGCGCCTACGTCACGGTCACCGCGGAGCGGGCGCGCCGGGCGGCGCTGGAGGCCGAACGCGAAGCGGCGCGGGGCCGTTTCCGGGGGCCGCTGCACGGCATACCGATGGGGCTCAAGGACCTGATCGACGTCGCCGGCACGGCCACCACGGCCAGCTCCCGGGTGCGCGCCGGCCACCGCGCGCAGGCCGACAGCACGGTCGCCGCGCGCCTGACGGCGGCCGGGGCGATCCTGGTCGGCAAGACACACACCCACGAGTTCGCCTACGGCCTGACCACCCCGCAGACCAACAACGCCTGGGACCGCGGCCGGGTCGCCGGCGGCTCCAGCGGCGGGTCCGCCGTCGCCGTCGCCTCGGGCGCGGCGACCTTCTCCCTGGGCACCGACACCGGCGGATCGATCCGGGTGCCCGCCGCGCTCAACGGGGTCGTCGGCCTCAAGCCGACCTACGGTCTCGTCCCCCGCCACGGCGTCACGTCCCTGTCCTGGTCCCTGGACCACGTCGGCCCGATCACCCGCACCGTCGAGGACGCGGCCCTGGTCCTGACCGCCCTGGCCGGACACGACCCGCGCGACCCCGCCTCGCCGGCCGCCCCCGCCGTGGACTACCGCCCGGACACGGGTACGGACCTGACGGGGCTGCGCATCGGCCTGCCGCGCACCTACTACTTCGACCACGTCGACGCGGAGGTGGAGGCCGCCGTCCGGTACGCCATCGGGCGACTGGAGGCCCTCGGCGCACGTCTCGTCGAGATCGACATCCCGATGACCCGCTATGTGCAGGCCACCCAGTGGGGGCTGATGGTGCCGGAGGCCACCGCCTACCACGAGGGCACTTTGCGTGCGGTCCCCGAGCTGTACCAGGCGGACGTCCGCATCCTCCTGGAGGCGGGCGAGCTGATGAGCGCCGGGGACTATCTGCGCGCCCAGCGTTCCCGGACGCTGATGCGGCGGGAGTGGGCCCGCGTGCTGGAGGAGGTCGAGGTGATCGCCGCCCCGACCGTGCCGATGACCGCGGTGAGGGCCGACGAGCGGACGGTCACCTGGCCCGACGGCACGGCCGAGGGCGTGTCCGACGCTTTCGTACGCCTTTCCGCCCCCGCCAACATCACCGGGGTGCCCGCCCTGTCCGTCCCCGTCGGCCACGACACGGCGGGCCTGCCGATCGGTATGCAGCTGCTCGGCCGGCCCTTCG is a genomic window of Streptomyces griseochromogenes containing:
- a CDS encoding amidase; protein product: MQPYELPLAAAADAIRARRLSPVELVDSVLARIEEVEPHLGAYVTVTAERARRAALEAEREAARGRFRGPLHGIPMGLKDLIDVAGTATTASSRVRAGHRAQADSTVAARLTAAGAILVGKTHTHEFAYGLTTPQTNNAWDRGRVAGGSSGGSAVAVASGAATFSLGTDTGGSIRVPAALNGVVGLKPTYGLVPRHGVTSLSWSLDHVGPITRTVEDAALVLTALAGHDPRDPASPAAPAVDYRPDTGTDLTGLRIGLPRTYYFDHVDAEVEAAVRYAIGRLEALGARLVEIDIPMTRYVQATQWGLMVPEATAYHEGTLRAVPELYQADVRILLEAGELMSAGDYLRAQRSRTLMRREWARVLEEVEVIAAPTVPMTAVRADERTVTWPDGTAEGVSDAFVRLSAPANITGVPALSVPVGHDTAGLPIGMQLLGRPFGERSLLRVGHAYERTRPARALAPVA
- a CDS encoding MBL fold metallo-hydrolase, with product MQTSPAAPLPSWTVGDVTVHRVDEVPLPPATGAWLLPDATAEVVTGEDWLHPDFADREGVLRIDSHSFAFVVDGLRVLVDTGIGNGKERANPAWHNLRTDFLERLTAGGFAPESVDLVILTHLHADHVGWNTREVNGAWVPTFPGARYLTSRTEREFWAGYDMEEARRQMFRDSVIPVEQAGLLDLVDVPDGGVEIAPGLRLTPTPGHTPGHLAVELTSRGETALITGDCIHHPVQLAHPAIGACVDIDPRQSEASRRKLLGSAADTDTLVLGTHFAPPTAGRVITRGDAYRLLPVPAV